The genome window AGATCGCGGGAACGGTCGGCTGAATGATTCCCTGTACGTCAATGGGAGGGGACAAATAGGTGTTCCCTGTTCTGTCTTTGAGAATAGCCCGGTAAACACCTGGTCTATTAACGGTGATCGATTGAGCCGTCTGACCCGTGTTCCAAGTGTACGATTTATACAGATCAGGTAGACTAAGTGTCAATGAGCTATTCGTTCCGCAGGCTACCCTCACCGTAGGCGATGGCAATGGCGTCAGCGGGCGTGAGGTGGCAAAGAAAATAGCGTTCAGGCTGTTGAACCAGGCCTGTCCCAACTGCTTTAAGCCATCGCCACCGAAGTGAACATCGCCCTCAAATCGCGGAATCTGAATATTGTCGGTAAAAGGACCGGCAAAAACGTTGTTGTTATACGTATTGATAACATCGTTTTGCGCCTGAATGATCTCCTGGCTTACCTGGCCCATGTTATACGACGACCGCGCCAATACCCAGGCTGGATAGCGGTCGGTGTCGGCACGAGTCTTATTGACTAAATACTGCATGCCATCGTTATATGCTTTTCTTGTTGAATGTAAAGGCACGTTGTCATTTTCACCCTGTTGCCACAAGACGGCCCGCAATCCCTGAAGCGAACAATAATAGCGGAGGGCGATCAGCAAATTGGCGTAGGGCATGCCAGCCGGAAAGTTTTCGTTCGGTGTACCCAGAGCGAATATGTTTTTGGTAACGATACCATCCGAGCTTTCTTTCCAGTTGTTGATAACGGTTGCCTGCCAGGCTGTATTCATAAATAACACCGGGACATTGTATTGTTTAGCGATCAAATCGCCCAAAACGCCCCAGCACCAGGCGCTTTGCCCACGAGGCCCGATGAGTGAGGTTGCACTTAATTGCTGAAACGTTGGTGCTGGTGGATCGGCTAGTGAGTTGGCCGTGCTGTTGTCATACGTAACGCAGTTGACCCGGTCATCGGCTGCTCCAACCGCACCAAAATTCTGGAATCCCTGTGCGTTCGACTGCCCCGTAATGATAAATACTTCGCCGACACCAACCTTACGGATTACATCACTGCCCAGAATCACACCACCCGAAAATACCTGTATTTCCAGTCGGTACCATCCGCCCTGAGCGCGTAATGAGCTTTGAAAGACGCCCCCCTGCGGGTTTCGCTGGATCGTTGCCCACTCGGTACTGATGCCTTGACCGGATGCTTCCGCAACAACCCGCGCCTGTATGCTATCCACGGGCTGGTAATAATTACCCGAAACGTAAATGGTACTTGTATTATCATTCCCTCGCTGAAAAATGGCTCTGCTCTCGGGATACGTAATCTTCACCACCTGATCGGCTGTCTGCGCCTTACCAAGGGGCACAAAAAGCACAGTGACTATAAGAAAGGTGAAAAGATTATAGTACTTTTTCATATGTTGATTTTCTTTTACTCTAAACTACGACAATACAGGTACTGTTCGTAATGCAACAATCAGACCTGACTTTAACTAGGCTACCGTTCAATCATAAAATCCCCGGCAAAATGTGAACCTTGCCGGGGATTTTATGATTGAACGGTAGTTTGAGTAATATATTACAAACCCAGCAGAATTCGTTTGGATTTGTTGAAGCCTGCGGCCTGTACTTGCAGGATATAAACGCCCGGCGGCAGATCGTTCAGCGATAATTGTTTTCGCTCATCCAGTGTACCGACATTCCGAACCAGCACTCGCTGGCCATTTAACGTGTAGACCATGATCGTTGCGTTCGTCAGATTTTCCTGCGTTTCCAAAATGATAATTTTGTTAGGGCTCGGGTTCGGATAAACACTGAGACCATCGAAACTGGGGTCAACAGTAAGCGCATAGGCTACCGAAGGCAACGAAAAGCAGGTGAGCGTATTTGAATAAACGATCGATGAGCGTGCCGTGTAACTTCCGGACGTTCCCGCTTTGATAATAGCCGTTTGGGCGGTTAGAGAATCCGTGCCACGACGCCACAGAAAACGATCCCCATTAGTCGAACTGATGGCTTGCAATGTATAGGTGCCAATCGAATTGATAGTCGGTGCGGGCGGCAGTGCTTTAACATCGACAACGGTAGGCGTCGCAGTTGGTGATATGCATCCGTTCACGTCACGAATCCGCGCGGTATAATTCCCGGCCTGACCCGTGCTGATGCTCCGCGTAGAGTCACCGGTCGACCAAAATACAGTATAAGGCCCTTCGACCGTGAATGTCACCCGATCACCCTGACAAATCATCGGCGACTTATTAGCCAGAATAGTCGGAGCGTTCGGCAATGGATTTACACGAACATTGATAACGGGGGAGAAGGGCGATAAGCAACTGTTCTGATCCCGTGCTTGAACCGCGTAATTGCCTGATTGAGCCACTGTAATAGTTTTGCTGGTCTGCCCGTTCGACCAAACTATGTCGAAGGGTGATGTTGCATTTAACGCTACCGAGTTTCCCGCACAGAAGGTTGTGGCTCCGGCAGCCGCAACGGTCGGTGTGGCAGGCAGTGGATTTACCCGTACATTAACAATATCCGATAATACAGAGGTACAGCCAAATCGGTTTGTCGTTTGTACCGAGTAGTTTCCGGATTGCGTAACGGTCAGGCTTTGAGTAGACTGGCCATTTGTCCAGATGTAAGCGGCATCTGATGGGGCGGATAAGATCACACTGCGGTCTGCGCAAAACGTTGTCGATCCACTCGGCGTTATCGTTGGCTTGGCCGGGACCGGATTGGCCGTAACCTGAATGCTGTTAGAAGCCGCCGATGTACAACCGTTCTGATCCGTTACGGTCAGGCTGTAGGAACCCGATGCGGTTACGGTTATTTGCTTCGCTTTTTGACCGTTGCTCCAGTTGTAAACGACATTATCACTCGCTGTCAGTAAGATGGTGTTGTCGCCCTGACAGAAGGTCGTTGACTTACTATTGGTGATTGTCGGCGTGGCAGGAAGCGGATTAACCG of Spirosoma agri contains these proteins:
- a CDS encoding T9SS type A sorting domain-containing protein produces the protein MKKYYNLFTFLIVTVLFVPLGKAQTADQVVKITYPESRAIFQRGNDNTSTIYVSGNYYQPVDSIQARVVAEASGQGISTEWATIQRNPQGGVFQSSLRAQGGWYRLEIQVFSGGVILGSDVIRKVGVGEVFIITGQSNAQGFQNFGAVGAADDRVNCVTYDNSTANSLADPPAPTFQQLSATSLIGPRGQSAWCWGVLGDLIAKQYNVPVLFMNTAWQATVINNWKESSDGIVTKNIFALGTPNENFPAGMPYANLLIALRYYCSLQGLRAVLWQQGENDNVPLHSTRKAYNDGMQYLVNKTRADTDRYPAWVLARSSYNMGQVSQEIIQAQNDVINTYNNNVFAGPFTDNIQIPRFEGDVHFGGDGLKQLGQAWFNSLNAIFFATSRPLTPLPSPTVRVACGTNSSLTLSLPDLYKSYTWNTGQTAQSITVNRPGVYRAILKDRTGNTYLSPPIDVQGIIQPTVPAISLSTQPGQVAASQQQICADSAITLTAVASAGSVPLWSTGVTSNTIALKTSGTYSVQGVNVYGCRSAQSSSITLTVRPKLAVPTVEQVGTYALRADMPASTGGQNDAFDWRRANEVIPQTTAEVKVIVTGSYSARAKTTFALANTPSLTCYSDFSAPKQFTFDQTTGGISVYPNPVSDGVVTIETIENLTNALVTVYTLTGQELVSYSVPIFDERKLINLTGLAQGVYIIGVRSAGFNVSRRIVVAR